A stretch of DNA from Halobacillus litoralis:
CAAGAGTACATAAGAAAACCAGAATGGCTGAAAATCAAAATTAATACAAACAAATCCTACACTGGCTTGAAAAAGCTGATGCGTGATAAAAAACTCAACACCGTATGTGAAGAAGCGCGTTGTCCAAACATTCACGAATGCTGGAGTGAACGCAAAACGGCTACATTCATGATTCTTGGAGATACTTGTACACGAGGATGCCGCTTCTGTGCGGTTAAAACAGGTCTCCCTAACGAATTAGATTGGGGCGAACCAGAACGTGTCGCTGATTCTGTAGAAATCATGGGACTTAAACACGTCGTCGTTACCGCTGTAGCACGTGATGATTTAAATGATGGTGGTGCAGCCGTTTTCGCTGAAACGGTGAAAGCGATCCGCCGCCGTGTCCCAGGATGTACCGTTGAAATTCTCCCTTCTGATATGAAAGGGGATTACGAGAGCCTCCACACACTTATGGATGGTGAACCGGATATATTCAACCACAACATTGAAACCGTACGCCGCCTGACGAAAAAAGTGCGTGCTCGCGCTATGTATGATCGATCTCTAGAACTGTTGAAACGAGTAAAAGAAATCCGTCCGAATACACCTACAAAATCAAGCATCATGGTCGGACTAGGAGAAACAAAAGAAGAAATCGTTGAAGCCATGGACGACCTTCTCGCACACAACGTAGACATCATGACAATTGGTCAATACTTACAACCGACGAAAAAGCACTTAAACGTTGAACGTTATTATCACCCTGATGAATTTGAAGAGCTTAAGAAAATTGCTCTTGAGAAAGGATTCAAACACTGTGAAGCAGGTCCAATGGTACGTTCTTCCTATCACGCCGATGAGCAAGTAAATGCCACATCTGCTCAGCGTCGTATCAAGTACATGCAGGGATACGAATCTCAAGGAAAAGAACTAGATACGACAAACTTCTAAAAAAAATTGCCCCTCATGAATTCTTTCATGAGGGGTGTTTATTTTACCATTGTTCTCCTTAATATGGAGGTCGGTTATATCCATAGGGACCTGGGCCACCAGGTCCTCCTGGTCCTCCGCCCGGTCCACCATAACCTCCGTAACCTCCGTAACCACCATAATATGGTGGGGGTGGAGGTGGGGGACCAAATCCTCCATAAAAACCTGGCGCAAGTGCTCCACCTATAAAACCACCGAGCAATCCACCAGCAAAAGGACCTAAAAAGAAGAAACGTTCATCGTCAAAGCGGAAATCATCTTCTACTTGGTAAGGATTATAATAATATTGGTAATGGTTCATTCATGCTCCTCCAATCCTACCTTGGTTATTCACCTACCCTTCACTCTATGTAAACGCCCGCCCTGACGTATAGGCATGTGTCATCAAGCAAAGGATAAATTTAACTGGACAAACAATTCACATCCACCCATAATTAGGGTATAATATGAATTAAACATGCTTGTCTGGTTACATAAAGGAGGACCACTCATGAATCTTACAATGATCATTCTTGTTTGTGTCGCATTTCTTGCTGCTATCTTCAGTGCCGGATATGACACAAAACCAGGTACGCCAAAAAGATAAGAGCAAAAACGCATCCATATTGGATGCGTTTTTTCGTGTAGTTTATTGGTACCATCAATATTAGACATGCAAAAGCAGAAGCCATAGACAAAAGACGACCACTTCCGGCCGCCTTTTCGCTTCATTTGATTAAATTCGGATGCCCTTGTTGTCTCAGAGCCTCAAAAAGAATGATAGAGGCTGTATTTGATAAATTTAGTGATCTCACTTGATCCGTCATCGGTATTCTTAAACAACGGTCCTCCAACCCTTCTAACAGGTTTTTAGGAATCCCGTCACTTTCACGCCCGAAAACGAACAGCAAATCCTGCTCGACATCACTAAAGTCAAAATCCACGTAAGATTTCGTACCGAAATTCTCAATAAAGTAGAATTCCCCTTCAGGAAATGCATCATAAAGTTCTTGAATGGAATCGTAGTAATTCACATTGACCTTATGCCAATAGTCCAACCCTGCACGGCGGACCATTTTATCGTCTGTCGAAAAACCGAGGGGACGTATCAGGTGGAGTTCCGAATTTGTAGCAAGACATGTACGGGCGATATTGCCCGTATTTGCCGGGATTTCCGGTTGAAAGAGTACAATATGGTTAGGCATGCGTTTCACCTCAGTCTAATCTTAGTCAACTAGGCTATTATATCATACTCTTCAACCGTCGATTTTATAAAATTTGTACTGAATTTCAGGCGTGTAGGCTGTAGAGTCTTCATACGCCCAGTAGCGGTGCCGGCTGTTGGATGTATGAGCATTCACAAGCGGCATGCCATTGGCGTCTTTTTTGACGACGAAGGTGTTGTGATCAAACCTTCCATCTCCCTGAAAGTCATAGCAAATGACATCCCCTGGTGAAAGTTGATCGGCAGAAGAAACCTCTGTCGCTGTGAGACCTTTTCTCG
This window harbors:
- the lipA gene encoding lipoyl synthase, coding for MAKNQEYIRKPEWLKIKINTNKSYTGLKKLMRDKKLNTVCEEARCPNIHECWSERKTATFMILGDTCTRGCRFCAVKTGLPNELDWGEPERVADSVEIMGLKHVVVTAVARDDLNDGGAAVFAETVKAIRRRVPGCTVEILPSDMKGDYESLHTLMDGEPDIFNHNIETVRRLTKKVRARAMYDRSLELLKRVKEIRPNTPTKSSIMVGLGETKEEIVEAMDDLLAHNVDIMTIGQYLQPTKKHLNVERYYHPDEFEELKKIALEKGFKHCEAGPMVRSSYHADEQVNATSAQRRIKYMQGYESQGKELDTTNF
- the trmL gene encoding tRNA (uridine(34)/cytosine(34)/5-carboxymethylaminomethyluridine(34)-2'-O)-methyltransferase TrmL, with the translated sequence MPNHIVLFQPEIPANTGNIARTCLATNSELHLIRPLGFSTDDKMVRRAGLDYWHKVNVNYYDSIQELYDAFPEGEFYFIENFGTKSYVDFDFSDVEQDLLFVFGRESDGIPKNLLEGLEDRCLRIPMTDQVRSLNLSNTASIILFEALRQQGHPNLIK